GCTTCGTAACTTGTTTTGAAATCAACTAACGCTTCACCAACAAACTGCCCTTGAGGATCACGGCGTAGTCTTATCGAACCCGGAACGAAGTAATAATCCCGCATTATTCCAGCTAGTTGATCAACTGTGCATGCGGGTGGAAGATTTCCGACAAAAACTGTAACAAAGTCAGGAACTGGGCGACGATGTGGAAGAGGAACAGGTTGTCTCGGAACAGATGAAATATCTGATTGGTGTGGTGGGATAGAATGCAAATTATCCACAGGCGGGCGGAACCTACGGAAGGAGTCGTGATGGTCATCAAAAGGGGCAGGTACAGCGGGGCGGTCATAGTAAGAGTCATCGTACTTAGCTCTGCCTACACTTGGGGGACGGCTCTCAAATGGATTCGAAGGTGACGGACGCTGGCGTTGATCCCAATGGATGCGGGATTCCCGAGGATCTCTGTCACGAGATCTTCCAGGTCTGTCAAAGTTGAGTTGTTCATCTTTTGGATCGGCACCCAAACGGTTCAGCATTTCCTCTCGAGAAATGGCTTCTATATGAAGAGATGGATGTGACTGTTTTGCCTTAGAACCTTCAGTCGATGCTTCATTTACAGCACGACGACAGTTGTTTTCACTAATGAAATCAATGAAAGCAATATTAGCATCAGGAGCCAGTCGTACCGCATCTCCAGGAATTAGGATGGACGGAAACAGATTCAGAACTTCAGAATCTTTTACTGTGCGAGAAAACCCACTGACACAAGCACATGTCAAAAAGCCACCAGGTGGTTTAGTAGGCTCCGAATCGACATCACGAGGAACAGGTGGTTTGATAGACTCTTTAGTACTTTCAGATTTACTACCGATCGCTAAGGCTGAATAAGCAGTGACTTGCAGCTTTGATATTGGTGTTAAGCGCACTGATGGAAGTCCCACATCTGGTCGAAATGGCCGTGGTTTGGCAGAAAGAAGGATTTTGATATCCTCTGCAGAAGGAAGCGTAACTAGTGCCCTAGTTAAGTTGGTACTGCGTGGTGCAGACTTATCATTTGGAGGGAACCGAGCCAGTACAACATTTTCACAAGTTAGACCAGGAGCACCCAAAAACCGAACTACTTCTGTCTTGGTGGTATCAGATGGGAGCTCAGCTAGCTCAAGACAACCATCGTTGTAATGAGGAGGGTAGAACTGATCAGGTGGTGGAAGTTTTTTGGCAACCTCTGGAGGGCATTTTGAAGTAAAGTTTGTATCACTAACACTGTAAAATTCACTTAGAGTGCATTTGACCACTTTTATCACGTCTCCTTTGTGAGGACGATTATTAAAACTGAGTGCTCGTTCATACGAATCACGAGTTGTCATCATTATAAACACATACCCAGTGGGACGTTGTAGCAAATCTTCTTCAACCCGGATACCCCATTTTGGAACAACTTGGACGCCACGTAAAACTTCGAAAACAGTCTTTATTCCAGCTTCTGGGGCGGGCAAACAAACTCTTAGTACGTAATCAGTTTCTCCAGGCACTATGTCAGATGGGCGAGTATATGATGAGGGTTGTGGTCGACGTTTTCGTGGGTACTCTTCAAAGTCTGTAGTCTGATGCTGGAATGGACGCTTTGGTCCTGAAACGGGTGCATTATCGTTGAGCCACGGAGGTCTAACAGAAAAATCGCGTTCCTCTTGCAGCCTAGAATCAGTGCATGCAGTTTCACGATCAAGCGGATGACCCGGGCCACTTCTAAATTCTGATGGAAACGGGTGGGTATTTCCATGACCAAATTCACGTGATTGAATATCATGTGGAGGGAAGCGATCATTGAATACTCTAGGAGATTGTGCACGGTACTTATCATAATCTGTCGTCATACCATCCGAGACGTGTAGTGCAGAATAAGGATCAGCATAAGAGTCCCTTGGACTACTTTTGCCTTCATTGTCTTTGCCTCTCGGGACGAAGTTGTCTTCAGAAGTAATCGATGGCGGGTGCCTACTATAATCGTAATCATCGCGATAAGATCTATGTCCCAAGTCACCTCGGTTATTCAAGTATGTATCTCTTGGACCATAGTCGTTAGTTGGTGGGAAGTCTCGTATCGCATCATACCTTGAATGCATGTTAGGTTGGTTATTGTAACTATAATCTCGATCCTGACTAAAATGAGGTCTATCTGGAGGTAAATTTTCGGGATATTTGTCCGGGTTGTTACGTTCAGCTGATTCAATTTGTCCACGAGGGGGATCCAGGGTTACACTTTTGCTATAGGTGTAAGGATACTGCTTGGAGGAATCATCAAATGATTCACGAGTGGCTCCATTACGGTACGATGGGAAGGAACTGGGCAGTGTAGGAGCTGTCACATCTAGTGCATGCATAGTTTCAGTcttttgagagagagagagagataaaaCCGGATTTCCTCCACTAGAAAATAAGGCTGAAGTTTTTGCAGATTCGATTATTGACTGCATTTCGGCTTTACTGCTCAGAAACAGGCGAACAGATGCCCCGTTGATCGTTTGTCGATCAAGCAGCATAGCTTTTCTTGCATCTTCATCTGTAGCAAAGGCAATAAATGCGTCACCTTCCGTGCCCCCGACGATGTGCACGCCCCCTTCAGGAATGGATAACCCGCTGAAAAAGCGTCGAATATTTGAGGCGTTTGCTGAAATTGGTAGGTTTTGGAGTCGAATGATGACAGACATTCTTTGTTCTGCAACAAGAGTAAATCAAAATGTATCACTGGAACCAGGAGATTTCCAGaataaaaaaattagacaacaCTGGATTATTGTTTA
This genomic stretch from Schistosoma haematobium chromosome 5, whole genome shotgun sequence harbors:
- the RBM12B gene encoding RNA binding motif protein 12B (EggNog:ENOG410VDIH~COG:A) — encoded protein: MSVIIRLQNLPISANASNIRRFFSGLSIPEGGVHIVGGTEGDAFIAFATDEDARKAMLLDRQTINGASVRLFLSSKAEMQSIIESAKTSALFSSGGNPVLSLSLSQKTETMHALDVTAPTLPSSFPSYRNGATRESFDDSSKQYPYTYSKSVTLDPPRGQIESAERNNPDKYPENLPPDRPHFSQDRDYSYNNQPNMHSRYDAIRDFPPTNDYGPRDTYLNNRGDLGHRSYRDDYDYSRHPPSITSEDNFVPRGKDNEGKSSPRDSYADPYSALHVSDGMTTDYDKYRAQSPRVFNDRFPPHDIQSREFGHGNTHPFPSEFRSGPGHPLDRETACTDSRLQEERDFSVRPPWLNDNAPVSGPKRPFQHQTTDFEEYPRKRRPQPSSYTRPSDIVPGETDYVLRVCLPAPEAGIKTVFEVLRGVQVVPKWGIRVEEDLLQRPTGYVFIMMTTRDSYERALSFNNRPHKGDVIKVVKCTLSEFYSVSDTNFTSKCPPEVAKKLPPPDQFYPPHYNDGCLELAELPSDTTKTEVVRFLGAPGLTCENVVLARFPPNDKSAPRSTNLTRALVTLPSAEDIKILLSAKPRPFRPDVGLPSVRLTPISKLQVTAYSALAIGSKSESTKESIKPPVPRDVDSEPTKPPGGFLTCACVSGFSRTVKDSEVLNLFPSILIPGDAVRLAPDANIAFIDFISENNCRRAVNEASTEGSKAKQSHPSLHIEAISREEMLNRLGADPKDEQLNFDRPGRSRDRDPRESRIHWDQRQRPSPSNPFESRPPSVGRAKYDDSYYDRPAVPAPFDDHHDSFRRFRPPVDNLHSIPPHQSDISSVPRQPVPLPHRRPVPDFVTVFVGNLPPACTVDQLAGIMRDYYFVPGSIRLRRDPQGQFVGEALVDFKTSYEADRALRGLNGYRVAGRPLVLHFDHRK